A DNA window from Peromyscus leucopus breed LL Stock chromosome 3, UCI_PerLeu_2.1, whole genome shotgun sequence contains the following coding sequences:
- the Clec4f gene encoding C-type lectin domain family 4 member F gives MKEVALNRDVATFCKGNQRVSLQARGLDPIPAAPRMLRHVQAILTFTAVFLSLLALLVVALQTWRATQNEDHLPLENKLNRQEDNHQQLGRMAEKQEATQGFRGYVGSSSTWQEELQMLKYQMDNVSSQVQLLGNHLENASADIQQAKGVLKDSGSLALETQALRSSLELANADIHNLRGDLEKANAMTSQTQGLLKSSTEHTSAELLMLGKGLKEAQTEIQALRGSLQSSNDLSSQTQSFLQRSVDNTSAEIQAVRDHLERADDEMSSLKKDLETVTAQAQKANGHLEKADTQIQVLKAELKSTSSLNSHIEAVSGQLKDTTRELQTLRGGLGDVAALKSKIQALQSNLQKAKAEMQSLKTDLEATKTLTAKIQEEQSRLGALQEAVASQEQAQRNQNQLLQLILQGWKVFRGSLYYFSHEEKSWYEAEEFCVSQGAHLASVTSQEEQAFLVKSTSTVYHWIGLTDQGMGGNWRWVDGTPFNHAQSKGFWAKNQPDNWRHTNGEFEDCVHMQQLWNDILCGATYPWVCKKPIGQAVA, from the exons ATGAAGGAGGTGGCGTTGAACAGAGATGTGGCCACGTTCTGCAAAGGCAACCAGCGTGTCTCCCTACAGGCCCGAG GGCTGGACCCTATACCAGCTGCTCCCAGGATGCTGAGGCATGTCCAGGCCATCTTGACATTCACGGCtgtgttcctctctctcctggctcTTCTTGTGGTGG CTTTACAGACTTGGAGAGCCACGCAGAATGAAGATCACTTGCCTCTGGAAAACAAGCTTAATCGTCAGGAGGACA aTCATCAACAGCTTGGCAGGATGGCAGAAAAGCAAGAGGCTACCCAGGGCTTCAGGGGCTATGTGGGGAGTTCTAGCACTTGGCAGGAGGAGCTACAGATGCTGAAGTACCAAATGGACAATGTTAGTTCTCAGGTCCAGTTGCTCGGGAACCATCTGGAGAATGCCAGTGCGGACATCCAGCAGGCAAAAGGTGTGCTCAAGGACTCTGGTTCCTTGGCTTTGGAGACCCAGGCACTGAGAAGCTCCTTGGAGTTGGCTAATGCTGATATCCATAATCTGAGAGGAGATTTGGAAAAGGCAAATGCTATGACTTCCCAGACCCAAGGTCTCTTAAAGAGCAGCACAGAACACACCAGTGCTGAACTCCTCATGCTGGGCAAAGGCCTGAAGGAAGCCCAGACTGAGATCCAGGCATTGAGGGGAAGTCTGCAGAGTTCAAATGACCTGAGCTCCCAGACCCAGAGCTTTCTCCAGCGCAGTGTGGACAACACTAGTGCTGAGATCCAGGCTGTGAGAGATCACCTGGAAAGGGCTGATGATGAAATGAGCTCATTAAAGAAAGATCTGGAAACAGTCACTGCTCAGGCTCAAAAGGCAAACGGCCACCTGGAGAAGGCAGATACCCAGATCCAGGTGTTAAAAGCTGAGCTGAAAAGCACCAGTTCCTTAAACTCCCATATCGAGGCAGTCAGTGGTCAACTGAAAGACACCACCAGGGAGTTACAGACCCTGAGAGGGGGACTGGGGGATGTTGCAGCACTGAAGTCCAAGATCCAGGCGCTACAGAGCAATCTGCAGAAGGCCAAGGCAGAGATGCAGAGCTTGAAAACAGATCTCGAGGCTACCAAAACTCTCACTGCCAAGATTCAGGAAGAACAGAGTCGCCTGGGGGCCCTGCAGGAAGCTGTGGCTTCACAGGAGCAGGCGCAGAGGAATCAGA ATCAGCTTCTGCAGCTGATCCTGCAGGGCTGGAAGGTCTTCCGTGGAAGCTTGTATTACTTTTCTCACGAGGAGAAGTCGTGGTACGAGGCTGAGGAGTTCTGTGTGTCCCAGGGAGCGCACCTGGCATCAGTGACCTCTCAGGAAGAACAG GCATTCCTGGTAAAGTCCACAAGTACTGTGTACCATTGGATCGGGCTCACTGACCAGGGTATGGGAGGCAACTGGCGCTGGGTAGATGGGACACCATTCAATCATGCCCAGAGCAAGGG GTTTTGGGCAAAAAATCAGCCCGACAACTGGAGACACACGAATGGAGAGTTTGAAGACTGCGTCCACATGCAGCAGCTGTGGAATGACATACTCTGTGGGGCCACCTACCCCTGGGTGTGCAAGAAGCCCATAGGTCAGGCTGTGGCCTGA